A region of Catenibacterium mitsuokai DNA encodes the following proteins:
- a CDS encoding nitrogenase component 1 family protein yields the protein MNYTEEELCTLVDQLPDIQYNLQMPVTSINLLGLTPDLFDEEVYEILKDYFTEQKYNVLTTFLYHDTSLDMAGYADVNIVVSVKGLKIAELLKEKYGTPYVVGFPYGKFSSYFFMAVEQALETGIDQIPYQNFFRLQTEQMIQLHGDPVIMSSIGFSLSQQYDFGYQVISDRKETLGPVDFKDTKKDDIQVDITFPLHESIFDLTIHDL from the coding sequence ATGAATTATACAGAAGAAGAATTATGCACATTAGTAGATCAATTACCAGATATTCAATATAACTTACAAATGCCTGTGACTTCTATTAATCTATTAGGTTTAACACCTGATTTATTTGATGAAGAAGTTTATGAAATATTAAAGGATTACTTTACTGAACAGAAATACAATGTCCTTACAACTTTCTTATATCATGATACATCCCTTGATATGGCCGGTTATGCAGATGTAAATATTGTAGTATCAGTCAAAGGATTAAAGATTGCTGAATTATTAAAAGAGAAGTATGGCACACCTTATGTCGTAGGATTCCCTTATGGGAAGTTCTCTTCTTATTTCTTTATGGCTGTTGAACAGGCATTAGAAACTGGCATTGACCAGATTCCTTATCAGAACTTCTTTAGATTACAGACAGAGCAGATGATTCAATTACATGGAGATCCTGTCATTATGAGTTCTATTGGATTTTCTTTATCACAACAATATGATTTTGGTTATCAAGTGATATCAGATAGAAAAGAAACATTAGGTCCAGTCGATTTTAAAGATACTAAAAAAGATGATATCCAAGTCGATATCACCTTCCCATTACATGAATCTATATTTGATTTAACTATTCATGACTTGTAA
- a CDS encoding CoA-binding protein gives MKERDILKIYNNYCIIGMSPDSEKYSYQIYQCLKNAGKHVYGISPKYDTIDNDKMYTSLLDIQYPVDVVVFVVKKAIGMTYIRDMRELGIKYAWMQPGTYDEDLLHAFHDQGIETIENCVLQVMNS, from the coding sequence ATGAAAGAAAGAGATATTTTAAAGATCTATAATAATTATTGTATCATTGGGATGAGTCCTGATTCTGAGAAGTATAGTTATCAAATATATCAGTGCTTAAAGAATGCAGGTAAGCATGTCTATGGTATATCTCCTAAATATGACACAATAGACAATGACAAGATGTATACATCTCTTCTAGATATACAATATCCTGTAGATGTTGTTGTTTTTGTCGTCAAGAAAGCAATTGGTATGACTTATATAAGAGATATGAGGGAGCTGGGTATTAAGTATGCCTGGATGCAGCCAGGGACTTATGATGAAGATTTACTTCATGCTTTTCATGACCAGGGAATAGAAACAATAGAAAATTGTGTATTACAAGTCATGAATAGTTAA
- a CDS encoding MurR/RpiR family transcriptional regulator, producing MNIYDKLEQLSLTESEKTLIDYVVEHSEDIMNMSAADISKNSYVSVSTIYRIIDKLELSGLQAFKSHIHFDRERYQKELVSVDYNYPFRINNTNHEIMTKMLNLYDQTLHSTLNLVNLDEFGKIVQKMYDANVIALFPSIGNFFMAECFRQNMLEIGKDVIVEKQIFYQTKVAETLKKGDLAIVISYANRTPHVEDFIRVMNKNQVTTVLISSTKESELSKLVDYHLYFASYEDSEEKIASFSSRVSLQFLLDCLYACYFNKDYEKNIDYRIEHYIELS from the coding sequence ATGAACATATATGATAAGCTCGAACAATTATCCCTTACAGAAAGTGAAAAAACACTTATAGACTATGTTGTAGAACACTCAGAAGATATTATGAATATGTCTGCTGCAGATATTTCTAAAAACAGCTATGTGTCTGTATCTACTATTTATCGTATTATTGACAAACTAGAACTTTCAGGTTTACAGGCATTTAAATCTCATATTCATTTTGATCGTGAAAGATACCAGAAAGAACTTGTTTCAGTGGACTATAATTATCCTTTCAGAATCAATAACACAAACCATGAAATCATGACTAAAATGTTGAATCTCTATGATCAGACACTTCATTCTACATTAAACCTAGTGAATCTCGATGAATTTGGTAAAATTGTCCAGAAGATGTATGATGCGAATGTTATCGCATTATTTCCGTCTATAGGTAATTTCTTCATGGCTGAGTGTTTTAGACAGAACATGTTAGAAATAGGTAAGGATGTCATAGTAGAAAAACAGATCTTCTATCAAACAAAGGTGGCTGAAACATTAAAAAAAGGAGACCTCGCAATCGTGATCTCCTATGCCAATAGAACACCTCATGTAGAAGATTTCATCCGTGTGATGAATAAGAACCAGGTGACAACTGTTCTTATTTCTTCTACTAAAGAGAGTGAATTATCTAAACTTGTTGATTATCATCTCTATTTTGCATCGTATGAAGATTCAGAAGAAAAGATTGCCTCTTTTTCTTCAAGAGTTTCATTACAGTTCTTATTAGACTGTCTCTATGCATGCTATTTTAATAAAGATTATGAAAAGAATATAGACTATCGTATTGAACACTATATAGAACTCTCTTAG
- a CDS encoding TatD family hydrolase: MLFNTHTHLNSEQLFENRDLYIQNAIERGVKYFTVVGYDLESSRLAVQIAHEYNFIYAAVGISPNDCKETTDEDLEAIEALSKDPKVVAVGEIGLDYYWDEVSKEKQIDCFKKQLEIAKRLSLPVTIHARDAYEDTLDILSKSGVKGIMHCYSGSYEMALRFIKIGYYISLAGPVTFKNAKVPKRVAESVDLNYLLVETDDPYLTPAPYRGKQNEPGNVYFVAQKIAELKGLSYEEVAKQTTENALKVFQLKK; the protein is encoded by the coding sequence ATGTTATTTAATACACATACACATTTAAATAGTGAACAATTATTTGAAAATCGTGATTTATATATTCAGAATGCAATAGAAAGAGGTGTGAAGTACTTTACTGTTGTAGGTTATGATTTAGAGTCTTCACGTCTTGCAGTACAGATAGCGCATGAGTATAATTTTATTTATGCTGCAGTAGGTATTAGTCCTAATGATTGTAAAGAGACAACAGATGAGGATTTAGAGGCAATAGAAGCTCTTTCAAAAGATCCTAAGGTTGTTGCTGTAGGTGAAATAGGATTAGATTACTATTGGGATGAAGTATCTAAAGAAAAACAGATTGACTGTTTTAAGAAACAATTAGAAATAGCCAAGAGATTATCTTTACCTGTTACTATTCATGCCAGAGATGCTTATGAAGATACATTGGATATTCTTTCTAAGTCAGGTGTAAAGGGTATTATGCATTGTTATAGTGGAAGTTATGAGATGGCTTTAAGATTCATTAAGATTGGTTATTATATTTCTTTAGCAGGTCCTGTTACTTTTAAGAACGCGAAGGTTCCTAAAAGAGTCGCTGAAAGCGTAGATTTAAACTATCTACTTGTAGAAACAGATGATCCTTATCTCACACCAGCACCTTATAGAGGAAAACAGAATGAACCAGGTAATGTCTATTTTGTTGCACAAAAGATTGCTGAACTAAAAGGATTAAGCTATGAAGAAGTCGCAAAACAGACAACAGAGAATGCACTTAAAGTATTCCAGTTAAAGAAATAG
- a CDS encoding ABC transporter permease: protein MKNPLNKRFIRELKEDWSKYLVIFLLMTGMIGLVSGFIVADESMIRAYNESFEKYTIEDGHFNVDKKLNNQSLINISKAGVRLYDHSYVEETLINGNKLRIFATPQSVNKVCVMEGKLPQTSKEIAIDRMYAVNNKLSIGDTIKSQNHSLKICGLVALPDYSALFENNSDTMFDAIKFGVAVVQPSLFNQWDTAHMTYSYSWLYTNKPKNEEKKSESFLKLLNKEVHLEEYTPQYENQAIHFTGDDMGSDGVMVRLLLYIMIVIIAFVFAVTMTNTIQKEANVIGTLLASGYTKKELISHYMTLPIIVTLMSALIGNIAGYTYFRVTMANLYYASYSLTTYQTVWSAGAFIQTTIIPVILMFIINLFILNRQLSLSPLKFLRRDLKRHKQSHVMPLSQRIPFITRFRTRIILQNKAHYLVMFIGLMFANMILLFGLAMPDIINSYGTNIKQNMFADYQYILKVPASLQSSEKSFSNMIEAYTFTKGIETEEKTAEKFSAYSLKMEDNTLDTVTVYGVKKNSRYISINDGVYVSSAYADKYHIHKGDVLHLRTEYTNKKYTLKVSGEYNYPGAIAIFMNQKKMNQLFDLDDDYFSGYFSKNPITDMNEKYIGTTIDYDSLSKVSRQLNVSMGGMAYLLCGMAVIMFIVLIYLLTKTIIEKNAQSISMTKILGYTNHEVSSIYIVSTSIIVSLFILITVPLDYAILKPIFEAMMKEEMAGWMPLTVSNLTFLKTIVIGFISYFIVMLIEYKKIKKIPMQDALKNVE, encoded by the coding sequence ATGAAGAATCCATTAAATAAACGTTTTATACGTGAATTAAAAGAAGACTGGAGTAAGTATCTTGTCATCTTCTTATTGATGACAGGTATGATTGGTCTTGTATCTGGTTTTATTGTGGCGGATGAGAGTATGATCAGGGCTTATAATGAAAGTTTTGAGAAGTATACAATTGAAGATGGTCACTTTAATGTAGATAAGAAACTAAATAATCAGTCATTGATCAATATTTCTAAAGCGGGTGTGCGTCTTTATGATCATTCCTATGTAGAAGAAACATTGATCAATGGAAATAAATTACGTATCTTTGCGACACCTCAAAGTGTGAATAAAGTATGTGTGATGGAAGGAAAACTTCCTCAAACTAGTAAAGAGATTGCGATAGATCGTATGTATGCCGTCAATAACAAATTATCTATTGGGGATACTATTAAGAGTCAGAATCATTCATTAAAGATCTGTGGTTTAGTGGCTTTACCTGACTATTCCGCATTATTTGAAAATAACAGCGATACGATGTTTGATGCCATCAAGTTTGGTGTGGCTGTTGTACAACCTTCTTTATTTAATCAATGGGATACAGCACATATGACTTATAGCTATTCATGGCTTTATACAAATAAGCCAAAGAATGAAGAAAAGAAATCTGAATCATTCTTAAAGTTATTGAATAAAGAAGTGCATTTAGAGGAGTATACACCTCAATATGAGAACCAGGCCATTCATTTTACTGGTGATGATATGGGCAGTGACGGTGTGATGGTCAGACTTCTCTTATATATCATGATTGTGATTATCGCATTTGTATTTGCGGTTACTATGACCAATACAATCCAGAAAGAAGCCAATGTGATTGGGACATTGCTTGCATCTGGTTATACAAAGAAAGAATTGATCAGTCATTATATGACACTTCCTATTATTGTGACACTTATGAGTGCCTTGATAGGTAATATTGCAGGTTATACCTATTTTAGAGTAACTATGGCGAACTTATATTATGCCAGCTATAGTTTAACAACTTATCAAACAGTATGGAGTGCAGGTGCTTTTATTCAGACAACAATTATACCTGTTATACTCATGTTTATTATTAATCTCTTTATATTAAATAGACAGTTGTCTCTATCTCCTCTTAAATTCTTGAGAAGAGATTTAAAGAGACATAAGCAGTCACATGTCATGCCTTTGTCACAACGCATTCCTTTTATTACACGTTTTAGAACACGTATTATTCTTCAAAATAAAGCCCATTATCTTGTAATGTTTATTGGATTAATGTTTGCGAATATGATCTTATTATTTGGACTTGCGATGCCAGATATTATTAATTCCTATGGAACTAATATTAAACAGAATATGTTTGCGGATTATCAATATATTCTTAAAGTACCAGCAAGCTTGCAGTCTAGTGAAAAGAGCTTTTCTAATATGATAGAAGCTTATACTTTCACAAAAGGAATAGAAACAGAAGAAAAGACAGCTGAGAAGTTTAGTGCTTATAGCTTAAAGATGGAAGACAATACATTAGATACTGTGACTGTATATGGTGTAAAGAAGAATAGTCGTTATATTTCTATTAATGATGGTGTTTATGTATCAAGTGCTTATGCAGATAAATATCATATCCATAAGGGCGATGTACTTCACTTAAGGACAGAGTATACAAATAAGAAGTATACATTAAAGGTCAGTGGTGAATATAACTATCCAGGTGCGATTGCGATATTCATGAATCAGAAAAAAATGAATCAATTATTTGATTTAGATGATGATTATTTTTCTGGATATTTCTCTAAGAATCCTATTACTGATATGAATGAAAAGTATATAGGCACAACTATTGATTATGATTCATTAAGTAAAGTATCTCGACAATTGAATGTATCAATGGGAGGTATGGCTTATTTACTTTGTGGAATGGCTGTCATCATGTTTATTGTGCTTATTTATCTTCTTACAAAAACAATTATTGAAAAGAATGCGCAATCTATTTCTATGACTAAGATTCTTGGTTATACCAATCATGAAGTAAGTTCTATTTATATTGTATCGACATCTATTATTGTATCTTTGTTTATTCTGATCACTGTGCCACTCGATTATGCGATATTAAAGCCTATATTTGAGGCAATGATGAAAGAAGAGATGGCAGGATGGATGCCTCTAACGGTAAGTAACCTTACTTTCTTAAAGACAATCGTTATTGGTTTTATCAGTTATTTCATAGTGATGTTAATTGAGTATAAGAAGATTAAAAAGATTCCAATGCAGGATGCATTGAAGAATGTGGAATAG
- a CDS encoding YcxB family protein, producing the protein MRIEVQNNVINKEVLERNKKYLMPTWKNYLARIYITFFLVLSIICLIQGTSEMRIYAFAAFTVAAVFFFARIYVTKRNINLILSKQIEISGKEEVFYSLVFGNNSVNIILSSDKTSQIKYEDINKIIDTPKDFVFISKHSFFIICQKDNLKSDEKEKIYEIIKRMNIKLVKGK; encoded by the coding sequence ATGAGGATTGAAGTTCAAAATAATGTAATTAATAAAGAAGTTCTTGAAAGGAATAAAAAATATTTAATGCCTACTTGGAAGAATTATTTGGCAAGAATATATATTACATTCTTTCTTGTATTATCTATAATCTGTTTAATACAGGGAACTTCTGAAATGAGAATATATGCATTTGCTGCTTTTACAGTTGCAGCAGTGTTTTTCTTCGCTCGTATTTACGTTACTAAAAGAAACATCAATTTAATTTTATCTAAACAAATAGAGATATCAGGAAAAGAAGAAGTATTTTATTCGTTGGTCTTTGGAAATAATAGTGTCAATATAATTTTATCCAGTGATAAAACAAGTCAAATAAAGTATGAAGATATTAACAAGATAATTGATACACCAAAAGATTTTGTATTTATAAGTAAACATAGCTTTTTTATTATTTGTCAAAAAGATAATTTAAAGAGCGATGAAAAAGAAAAAATATATGAAATAATAAAGCGTATGAATATAAAGTTAGTAAAGGGAAAATAA
- a CDS encoding ROK family protein, whose translation MDDFLSDIYTILFAKWILLQEVPDFETKVNEDYTEIHFYNKHADIEIVFNPLNIIEFKATNTQSGEIEYYLHFQMKTLNHAIKLFKELTHYMKHIGESPTIKILLCCSGGLTTSYFAMKMNEASKLMSLPYVTEASGYNNLYYVAQDYDVVLLAPQISYLHAKACDILKDKIVLNVPPEVFAKYDVKAIFTLVKESLEIKKNQSDQKIPLPVMLDVEIKHKTLALSIFRNKQSIHVAYRVYDKNQEILLDNEVIKPIVNLQDICDIIDIARLHYPRIRYIGIATPGIIDDGYVSSTSLVGWETPERLEDVLTERYHLPVCICNDVNAAAVGYYSSQDQVSSLAFLFQPVHAISGAGIIVDNCLLHGMHNLVGEVQFLPLDLTEDKMTLSMSPEGCIEVVARYLVSIISLLSPEELVLYCDFIPHVLPLYEEMATLIPKKYIPPITKVDNMQEYILLGTMILSTTQN comes from the coding sequence ATGGATGATTTCTTAAGTGATATTTATACAATACTCTTTGCGAAATGGATTCTATTGCAGGAAGTGCCTGACTTTGAAACAAAAGTGAATGAAGACTATACAGAGATTCATTTCTATAATAAGCATGCCGATATTGAAATTGTCTTTAATCCATTGAATATCATAGAGTTTAAAGCAACCAATACACAATCTGGTGAGATTGAATATTATCTACATTTCCAGATGAAAACATTGAATCATGCAATAAAGTTATTTAAAGAACTCACTCATTATATGAAGCATATTGGTGAATCGCCTACGATTAAGATATTGTTGTGCTGTAGTGGTGGTTTAACAACCAGCTATTTTGCGATGAAGATGAATGAAGCTTCTAAATTAATGAGTCTTCCTTATGTGACAGAAGCAAGTGGTTATAATAATTTATACTATGTAGCGCAGGATTATGATGTCGTTCTCTTAGCACCACAGATTTCTTATTTACATGCTAAAGCATGTGATATTCTTAAAGATAAGATTGTCTTGAATGTACCCCCTGAAGTATTTGCGAAATATGATGTAAAAGCCATCTTTACACTTGTGAAAGAATCATTAGAGATTAAAAAGAATCAATCTGATCAGAAGATTCCTTTACCTGTTATGTTGGATGTAGAAATTAAACATAAGACATTGGCTCTCTCTATTTTCCGTAATAAACAATCCATTCATGTTGCTTATCGTGTATATGATAAGAATCAAGAAATATTATTAGATAATGAAGTAATTAAACCTATAGTTAATCTTCAGGATATTTGTGACATTATAGATATTGCCCGTCTTCATTATCCTCGTATTCGTTATATTGGTATTGCGACTCCAGGTATTATTGATGATGGTTATGTGTCTTCTACAAGTTTAGTCGGATGGGAAACACCAGAGAGATTAGAAGACGTCCTCACTGAACGTTATCATTTGCCTGTATGTATATGTAATGATGTCAATGCAGCAGCTGTCGGTTATTATTCTTCACAGGATCAAGTAAGTTCACTGGCTTTCTTATTCCAGCCTGTACATGCAATAAGTGGTGCAGGTATTATTGTGGATAACTGCCTACTACATGGTATGCATAACTTAGTAGGAGAAGTACAATTTCTTCCTTTAGATTTAACAGAAGATAAAATGACACTCAGCATGTCTCCTGAAGGATGTATTGAGGTTGTCGCCCGTTATTTAGTATCTATTATCAGTTTATTAAGTCCAGAAGAACTCGTTCTTTATTGTGACTTTATTCCTCATGTACTTCCTTTATATGAAGAAATGGCTACTCTTATACCAAAAAAATATATTCCGCCTATTACCAAAGTAGATAACATGCAGGAATATATTCTTCTTGGGACTATGATATTAAGTACAACACAGAACTAA
- a CDS encoding IS110 family RNA-guided transposase: protein MEIVYPRSCGVDVHKSFIVAVICISESVKPKYIKKRFSTFNNQLIQFRDWLIENNCQNVCMESTGKYYIPVYNALEGHISNVVVANPKWVKAIKGEKDDNKDAKWIADLFKFGIVRSSYIPEKDIRVLREFTRYQYKLINMRSSEKNRFQNALTTGNCKLDIVFSDIFGKSASAIVNTILSNDPYTSEDILSKVHAGCKASHEDILSAVDGIQLNQFQKARIKIVQKHMDYLDSLLDEIQHHINLMVANYEDYIQLLCTIPGINRKSAITIISEIGTDMSQWSSHRKLAAWAGLAPGCNESAGKKKSVKVSKAGVYLKPCLVQVAHAAVKDKECEYYADKFNKISKRRGKKRAIIAIARKILIAVYHLLKTGEAFNPTDMADVETTKKQRIEYVKNNLRNAFNQLSRTGLSEAEILQLIRKESKNSPQIE, encoded by the coding sequence ATGGAGATTGTTTACCCTAGATCTTGTGGTGTTGACGTGCACAAATCTTTCATTGTTGCTGTTATCTGCATCTCTGAATCCGTCAAACCCAAGTACATTAAAAAAAGATTCTCAACCTTCAATAACCAGCTCATTCAATTCAGGGATTGGCTTATTGAAAACAACTGTCAAAATGTATGCATGGAATCAACCGGCAAGTACTATATCCCTGTATACAATGCATTAGAAGGCCATATTTCTAATGTCGTTGTTGCCAATCCTAAATGGGTCAAGGCTATCAAAGGTGAGAAGGATGACAATAAGGATGCCAAATGGATTGCCGACCTCTTTAAATTCGGTATTGTCAGATCCAGCTATATCCCTGAAAAGGATATCCGCGTCCTCAGGGAATTTACCCGCTATCAGTATAAACTTATCAATATGCGTTCTTCTGAAAAGAATCGTTTCCAAAATGCTTTGACTACTGGAAACTGTAAACTTGATATTGTTTTTTCTGATATCTTTGGTAAATCTGCTTCCGCTATTGTCAATACTATTTTATCAAATGATCCATATACAAGTGAAGATATTCTTTCTAAAGTTCATGCCGGTTGTAAAGCATCTCATGAAGACATCCTGAGTGCTGTTGATGGTATTCAGCTAAATCAGTTTCAAAAGGCTAGAATTAAAATCGTTCAGAAACATATGGACTATCTGGATTCTCTTCTTGATGAAATACAGCACCATATCAACTTGATGGTTGCCAACTACGAAGACTACATACAGCTTCTTTGTACAATACCAGGAATCAATAGAAAATCTGCTATTACCATTATCTCTGAAATCGGCACTGATATGTCTCAATGGTCCTCTCATCGCAAACTTGCTGCATGGGCTGGATTAGCTCCTGGATGTAATGAATCAGCTGGCAAAAAGAAATCGGTTAAAGTTTCAAAAGCTGGCGTTTATCTTAAGCCTTGTCTTGTTCAGGTTGCACATGCTGCCGTAAAAGATAAGGAATGCGAATACTATGCAGACAAATTCAACAAGATATCTAAAAGACGCGGTAAGAAACGAGCTATCATTGCGATTGCGAGAAAAATACTTATTGCTGTCTATCATCTTTTAAAAACAGGTGAAGCATTTAATCCAACAGACATGGCAGATGTTGAAACAACAAAGAAGCAACGAATTGAATACGTTAAAAATAATTTACGAAATGCCTTCAATCAACTCAGCCGCACAGGCTTGTCTGAAGCAGAGATTCTACAACTCATCAGAAAAGAATCTAAGAACTCACCTCAAATAGAATAG
- a CDS encoding IS110 family RNA-guided transposase produces the protein MKIVRPICCGMDVHKNIIVATIGITNKKTRITEYIQETFSTLNPDLLNLKQWLINHKCFDACMESTGKYWIPIFNILEDEINIYLTHPKYVKAIKGKKTDKKDSKWICDLFKHDLIKFSFIPPKEIRALREISRYRYKLVGMRSSERNRYQNCMTVSNIGIGSVFSDPFGKSAQAIMKEVLESDIIEDEKILKCIHRSCKNKDKILDSIKHCNIETDQRFKMNESMTHMEELQVHIDNCEIEMMKRAAPMFDQFMHITQLPGISTLSAILIISEIGVDMKQFESDKQLTCWAGLAPANNESANKKKSVRISKAGQYLKPLLVQCALGAIKDKDGYFGIKYSRIKKRRGHKKAIIAIARMMLVSIYHMILTGETFNPSDYESFKNPKPPIKQQVLTEESAIEFLKKSGFDVSKLTKP, from the coding sequence ATGAAGATTGTTAGACCAATCTGCTGTGGCATGGATGTTCACAAGAATATCATTGTGGCTACAATCGGTATTACTAATAAGAAAACTCGTATTACCGAATACATCCAAGAAACGTTTTCAACTTTAAACCCTGATTTACTGAATCTTAAACAGTGGCTCATTAATCACAAATGCTTTGATGCATGCATGGAATCTACTGGCAAATATTGGATTCCAATTTTTAACATCTTAGAAGATGAAATCAATATTTACTTAACTCATCCAAAATATGTCAAAGCAATTAAAGGGAAGAAAACTGACAAGAAAGATTCAAAATGGATCTGTGACTTATTTAAACATGATCTAATCAAATTTTCTTTTATACCGCCCAAAGAAATAAGAGCTTTACGAGAAATATCTCGCTATCGCTATAAATTGGTTGGGATGCGTTCCTCTGAACGTAATCGATATCAGAACTGTATGACAGTTTCCAATATCGGTATTGGTTCTGTATTTTCAGATCCGTTTGGAAAGTCTGCACAAGCAATCATGAAAGAAGTACTTGAGTCAGATATCATTGAAGATGAGAAAATTTTGAAATGTATCCATAGATCGTGTAAAAATAAAGATAAGATTCTAGATTCCATTAAACACTGCAATATTGAAACTGATCAAAGGTTTAAAATGAATGAGTCAATGACTCATATGGAAGAATTACAAGTCCATATTGATAACTGTGAAATCGAAATGATGAAACGTGCAGCACCAATGTTCGATCAATTCATGCACATCACCCAACTACCAGGCATCAGCACTTTATCTGCAATTCTCATTATTTCAGAAATCGGAGTAGATATGAAACAATTCGAATCAGATAAACAGCTAACCTGTTGGGCTGGATTAGCACCTGCAAACAACGAAAGTGCTAACAAGAAAAAATCAGTTCGTATTTCTAAAGCAGGTCAATATTTAAAACCTTTATTAGTTCAGTGCGCTCTTGGAGCAATCAAAGATAAGGATGGCTATTTTGGAATTAAGTATTCTCGTATCAAAAAGAGACGAGGTCACAAGAAAGCCATTATCGCAATTGCAAGAATGATGCTTGTCAGTATATACCATATGATTCTTACTGGAGAGACATTTAATCCTTCAGATTATGAATCATTTAAAAATCCTAAGCCACCTATAAAGCAACAAGTTTTAACAGAAGAATCAGCAATTGAGTTTCTTAAGAAATCAGGTTTTGACGTTTCTAAATTAACTAAACCATAA
- a CDS encoding ABC transporter ATP-binding protein — translation MNFLEIKGLKKSFGQGESHIDVLKGIDMTINQGEFCVLLGPSGSGKSTLLNIIGGIDSLDEGELIINKHRLKTMKEKELSQYRRDHLGYIFQMYNLIPNLTVRENIEVGAYLSKKPLDIDDLLHTLGLYEHQNKLPNQLSGGQQQRTAIGRAVIKNPDILLCDEPTGALDYRTSQDILQLICDINERFGNTIIMVTHNESIKYIANHIFVLHDGRIKEDYINTNRKRVNEVDW, via the coding sequence ATGAATTTTTTAGAGATTAAGGGGTTAAAGAAGTCTTTTGGACAGGGAGAGAGTCATATTGATGTATTAAAGGGGATTGATATGACTATTAATCAAGGGGAATTTTGTGTACTACTTGGTCCTTCTGGTTCTGGTAAATCTACACTACTTAATATTATTGGGGGTATTGATAGTTTAGATGAGGGAGAACTTATTATTAATAAACATCGTTTAAAGACAATGAAAGAGAAGGAATTAAGTCAATATAGACGTGATCATTTAGGTTATATATTTCAAATGTATAATTTAATTCCTAACTTAACAGTGAGAGAGAATATCGAAGTAGGTGCTTATTTAAGTAAGAAGCCTTTGGATATTGATGATTTATTACATACTCTTGGTTTATATGAGCATCAAAATAAATTACCTAATCAATTATCAGGTGGACAGCAGCAACGTACTGCAATTGGACGTGCAGTCATAAAGAATCCAGATATACTTCTTTGTGATGAACCGACTGGCGCACTCGATTATCGTACTTCACAGGATATATTACAGTTGATCTGTGATATTAATGAAAGATTTGGAAATACAATCATCATGGTCACACATAATGAATCTATTAAGTATATTGCGAATCATATCTTTGTATTACATGATGGAAGAATTAAAGAAGACTATATCAATACAAATCGTAAACGAGTGAATGAGGTGGATTGGTAA